From Myxococcaceae bacterium JPH2, the proteins below share one genomic window:
- a CDS encoding site-specific DNA-methyltransferase — protein MFAEAAAPALKIVRRTLNDSVYAKRGEAYTLLQGDSLEMMAQLPEQSFDLIFADPPYFLSNGGTTCKGGKRVSVAKGQWDVSRGVEEDHRFTTEWLAACQRLLRPSGTLWVSGTQHVIFNVGFAMQKLGYKLLNTVTWYKPNASPNLACRYFTHSTELLIWASPKSGGKLQHTFNYARMKAENGGKQMRDVWALPRNGDEELTADGAGRMWTQTAPRGEEKAFGSHPTQKPVALLERIIEASCPENSLILDPFNGSGTTGVAALKAGHRYIGMDMNPEYLALSKKRLDAVAK, from the coding sequence ATGTTCGCGGAAGCTGCTGCCCCTGCCCTGAAGATTGTCCGGCGCACCCTCAATGACAGCGTGTACGCCAAGCGGGGCGAGGCCTATACCCTGCTCCAGGGCGACAGCCTGGAGATGATGGCCCAGCTGCCCGAGCAGTCCTTCGACCTCATCTTCGCGGACCCCCCGTACTTCCTCTCCAACGGCGGCACCACCTGCAAGGGTGGCAAGCGCGTGTCCGTGGCCAAGGGCCAGTGGGACGTGTCGCGCGGCGTGGAGGAGGACCACCGCTTCACCACCGAGTGGCTGGCGGCCTGCCAGCGCCTGCTTCGCCCCTCGGGCACGCTGTGGGTGAGCGGCACCCAGCACGTCATCTTCAACGTCGGCTTCGCCATGCAGAAGCTCGGCTACAAGCTGCTCAACACCGTCACCTGGTACAAGCCCAACGCCAGCCCGAACCTGGCGTGCCGCTACTTCACGCACTCCACCGAGCTGCTCATCTGGGCCTCGCCCAAGTCCGGCGGCAAGCTCCAGCACACGTTCAACTACGCGCGCATGAAGGCGGAGAACGGCGGCAAGCAGATGCGCGACGTCTGGGCCCTGCCGCGCAACGGGGACGAAGAGTTGACCGCGGACGGCGCCGGCCGGATGTGGACGCAGACCGCGCCCCGCGGCGAGGAGAAGGCCTTTGGCAGCCACCCAACCCAGAAGCCGGTGGCCCTGCTGGAGCGCATCATCGAGGCGAGCTGCCCCGAGAACTCCCTCATCCTGGATCCGTTCAACGGCAGCGGCACCACGGGCGTGGCCGCGCTGAAGGCCGGCCACCGCTACATCGGCATGGACATGAACCCGGAGTACCTGGCGCTGTCCAAGAAGCGCCTGGACGCGGTGGCGAAGTAG
- a CDS encoding thiolase family protein: MPGRVVIASAVRTPFTRAHKGEFKDTRPDTLAALAIKEAVARVPGLKPAEVEDVILGCAMPEAEQGMNVARNASLLAGLPDTVPGMTINRFCSSGTQAIAQAAQAIQAGMIQVAIAGGTESMTMVPMGGNKVSANPEIMQQHPEVYTSMGVTAENIAARFGVSRVDADAFAAESQRRAATAREQGKFNEEIFPVTTTMYDEDGAPKQVTVSVDTILRPETTADGLAKLRPAFNPKGIVTAGNASPLTDGAAAAVVMSEEKAKELGVKALGYFLDYTVAGVPPEIMGIGPVPAIRKLLERNKLKVEDIDVFELNEAFAAQALYCIRELGIPQDKVNPNGGAIALGHPLGVSGARMVATILRELKRRNGRYGVVSMCIGGGMGAAALVELAK, translated from the coding sequence ATGCCCGGTCGAGTCGTGATTGCCAGCGCGGTCCGCACGCCGTTCACCCGCGCGCACAAGGGAGAGTTCAAGGATACGCGGCCGGATACGCTCGCCGCGCTCGCCATCAAGGAGGCGGTTGCTCGCGTCCCTGGCCTCAAGCCGGCGGAAGTCGAGGACGTCATCCTCGGCTGTGCCATGCCGGAAGCCGAGCAGGGCATGAACGTGGCGCGCAACGCCAGCCTGCTGGCCGGTCTGCCGGACACCGTTCCGGGCATGACCATCAACCGCTTCTGTTCCTCCGGAACGCAGGCGATTGCCCAGGCGGCCCAGGCCATCCAGGCCGGGATGATCCAGGTGGCCATCGCCGGTGGCACCGAGTCCATGACCATGGTGCCCATGGGTGGCAACAAGGTCAGCGCCAACCCTGAAATCATGCAGCAGCACCCGGAGGTCTACACCTCCATGGGCGTGACCGCGGAGAACATCGCGGCGCGCTTCGGTGTCTCGCGCGTGGACGCGGACGCGTTCGCCGCGGAGAGCCAGCGCCGTGCCGCCACCGCGCGGGAGCAGGGCAAGTTCAACGAGGAGATCTTCCCCGTCACCACGACGATGTACGACGAGGACGGCGCCCCCAAGCAGGTGACCGTCTCCGTGGACACCATCCTCCGTCCCGAGACGACGGCGGACGGTCTGGCGAAGCTCCGCCCCGCGTTCAACCCCAAGGGCATCGTGACGGCCGGTAACGCGTCCCCGCTGACCGACGGGGCCGCCGCCGCGGTGGTGATGAGCGAGGAGAAGGCGAAGGAGCTGGGCGTCAAGGCGCTGGGCTACTTCCTCGACTACACCGTGGCTGGCGTGCCGCCGGAGATCATGGGCATCGGCCCGGTCCCCGCGATCCGCAAGCTCTTGGAGCGCAACAAGCTGAAGGTCGAGGACATCGACGTCTTCGAGCTGAACGAGGCCTTCGCGGCGCAGGCGCTCTACTGCATCCGTGAGCTGGGCATCCCCCAGGACAAGGTGAACCCGAACGGCGGCGCCATCGCCCTGGGCCACCCGCTGGGCGTGTCCGGTGCGCGCATGGTGGCCACCATCCTGCGCGAGCTGAAGCGCCGCAACGGCCGCTACGGCGTCGTCAGCATGTGCATCGGCGGTGGCATGGGCGCCGCCGCGCTCGTCGAGCTGGCGAAGTAA
- a CDS encoding 5'-nucleotidase, whose product MLVLDAGNALFKSTDIREDPTARARAELLLQQMEAQGYAAMAVGARDLMLGVDFLKTRTKGTKLKLLSANLTDAKGQLLFPASQVVTAGGLKVGVVGVSPPTGPALPPAPPVRGLPVLPAVSAEARRLRKEEHVDLVVVLAAVPYDATVRLAQDVEGVDFVVQSHEGRGEGMAQRQGLATLIPPGERGRQVAKLELSIDGPGPFVDLSESTRARESQRMVENNIARVKARLGTEKDAAQREMLTQTLTSFEERRESLRKLADAASAGKSRTHLLSYLQLTESVAADPAVQQRVERIEPPGSAAH is encoded by the coding sequence GTGCTCGTGTTGGATGCAGGCAACGCCCTCTTCAAGAGCACCGACATTCGGGAGGACCCGACCGCGCGGGCGCGCGCGGAGCTGTTGCTCCAGCAGATGGAAGCGCAGGGCTATGCGGCCATGGCCGTGGGCGCGCGCGATCTCATGCTGGGCGTGGACTTCCTGAAGACGCGGACGAAGGGCACGAAGCTCAAGCTGCTCTCGGCCAACCTCACGGATGCGAAGGGCCAGCTCCTCTTTCCCGCCTCCCAGGTGGTGACCGCCGGGGGACTGAAGGTCGGCGTGGTGGGCGTGTCGCCGCCCACGGGGCCTGCCTTGCCCCCGGCGCCGCCCGTGCGCGGCCTGCCCGTGCTGCCGGCTGTTTCGGCCGAGGCTCGGCGGCTGCGCAAGGAGGAGCACGTGGACCTGGTGGTGGTGCTGGCCGCGGTGCCCTACGACGCGACCGTGCGGCTCGCCCAGGATGTGGAGGGCGTGGACTTCGTCGTGCAGTCCCATGAGGGACGCGGCGAGGGCATGGCTCAGCGGCAGGGGCTCGCCACGCTGATTCCCCCGGGCGAGCGGGGCCGGCAGGTCGCGAAGCTGGAGCTGTCCATCGACGGCCCGGGGCCCTTCGTGGACCTCTCCGAGTCCACCCGCGCGCGGGAGAGCCAGCGGATGGTGGAGAACAACATCGCCCGCGTGAAGGCGCGGCTCGGCACGGAGAAGGATGCCGCGCAGCGGGAGATGCTCACGCAGACGCTCACGTCGTTCGAGGAGCGCCGCGAGTCGCTGCGCAAGCTCGCCGACGCGGCCTCCGCGGGCAAGAGCCGCACGCACCTGCTTTCCTACCTCCAGCTCACCGAGTCGGTGGCCGCCGACCCCGCCGTGCAGCAGCGGGTGGAGCGCATCGAGCCCCCGGGCTCCGCGGCCCACTGA
- the rpmE gene encoding 50S ribosomal protein L31, translating to MKPDLHPVYPPSRVTCACGNIIETRSTRGSFGVEVCSNCHPFFTGKYKLLDTAGRIDRFKKKYAATDAAKKQAAEAEAKGKKA from the coding sequence ATGAAGCCCGACCTGCATCCGGTCTATCCGCCGTCCCGCGTCACCTGTGCGTGCGGCAACATCATCGAGACCCGGTCTACGCGCGGCTCGTTCGGCGTGGAAGTCTGCTCGAACTGCCACCCCTTCTTCACCGGTAAGTACAAGCTGCTCGACACGGCTGGCCGTATCGACCGCTTCAAGAAGAAGTACGCCGCCACGGACGCCGCGAAGAAGCAGGCCGCCGAGGCCGAGGCGAAGGGCAAGAAGGCCTAG
- a CDS encoding DNA mismatch repair protein MutS, whose translation MSPTAEPSNPHPTYTARRASAQADLAALDTVSARYANLRTVAFLVAAIVAVLILMGRLPRPAWWVVALAVVGYGVLAVLHHQVFLREARARLYVLLNERGLARLSGGWREFIERGERFLSPAHLYTPDLDVFGQGSLFQLLNETATRAGEERLAEWLSAPATSDVILARQGAARELAPRVGFRQDLCVDARVVAKDKADPGLFIQWAEAGPSLNAIRWARPLAVALPPITLALYLLGEFGVIPGWTVWVGLMAQLGVAVLTRRTLRHMDEGVEAGERGFAKYAPLFERVEQQTFEHPLLRQLQSGLQPSGELPVSAHFRRFSRLYSLIEFKRHQFHPLVHWLTLWDIHALFALERWRAAHGKHIRQWFSALAELEALSCVAGLAFDRPGFAWPQLESDGPRVVATALGHPLLDAPVPNDVSLPGPSHALLITGSNMSGKTTLMRAVGANVVLALAGAPVCARSLALSPMQVLTSMRVKDSLERGVSYFYAEVQRIKAVLDAAEAARGQALFLLDEILLGTNTRERQIASREVLRLLLATGACGAVTTHDLSLATLADLPGSHVRNVHFRDHLEDGKMVFDYQLRQGVVDTTNALRVLRSAGIPVDDTEPPA comes from the coding sequence GTGTCCCCCACCGCCGAACCGTCGAATCCGCACCCCACCTACACCGCCCGCCGAGCCTCCGCGCAGGCGGACCTGGCCGCCCTGGATACCGTCAGCGCGCGCTACGCCAACCTGCGCACGGTGGCCTTCCTCGTCGCCGCCATCGTCGCCGTGCTCATCCTCATGGGTCGGCTGCCGCGTCCCGCCTGGTGGGTCGTGGCCCTCGCGGTCGTCGGCTATGGCGTGCTCGCCGTGCTGCACCACCAGGTGTTCCTGCGCGAGGCGCGCGCCCGGCTGTACGTGCTCCTCAATGAGCGCGGACTCGCCCGCCTGAGCGGAGGCTGGCGGGAGTTCATCGAGCGCGGAGAGCGATTCCTCTCACCCGCCCACCTGTACACGCCCGACCTGGATGTCTTTGGCCAGGGCAGCCTCTTCCAACTGCTCAACGAGACCGCCACCCGCGCGGGCGAGGAGCGATTGGCCGAGTGGCTCTCCGCCCCCGCCACCTCGGACGTCATCCTCGCGCGGCAAGGCGCGGCGCGGGAGCTGGCTCCTCGCGTGGGCTTCCGCCAGGACCTGTGCGTGGACGCGCGCGTGGTGGCCAAGGACAAGGCGGACCCCGGCCTCTTCATCCAGTGGGCCGAAGCAGGTCCGTCCCTGAACGCCATTCGCTGGGCTCGGCCTCTCGCGGTGGCGCTGCCGCCCATCACGCTGGCGCTCTATCTGCTCGGTGAGTTCGGCGTGATTCCTGGGTGGACGGTCTGGGTGGGCCTCATGGCCCAGCTCGGGGTGGCGGTGCTCACGCGGCGCACGCTGCGCCACATGGACGAGGGCGTGGAGGCCGGAGAGCGCGGCTTCGCGAAGTACGCCCCCCTCTTCGAGCGCGTCGAACAGCAGACCTTCGAGCACCCGCTGCTGCGCCAGCTCCAGTCCGGACTCCAGCCCTCGGGCGAGCTGCCCGTGTCCGCGCACTTCCGACGCTTCAGCCGGCTCTACTCGCTCATCGAGTTCAAGCGGCACCAGTTCCATCCCCTGGTGCACTGGCTCACGCTCTGGGACATCCACGCACTGTTCGCGCTGGAGCGCTGGCGCGCGGCCCACGGCAAGCACATCCGACAGTGGTTCTCGGCGCTCGCGGAGCTGGAGGCGCTCTCGTGCGTGGCCGGGCTCGCGTTCGACCGTCCCGGCTTCGCGTGGCCCCAGTTGGAGTCGGACGGCCCACGCGTGGTCGCCACGGCGCTGGGCCATCCCCTGCTCGACGCGCCTGTCCCCAATGACGTGTCCCTGCCCGGCCCGAGCCACGCGCTGCTCATCACCGGCTCCAACATGAGCGGCAAGACGACACTGATGCGCGCGGTGGGCGCCAACGTGGTCCTCGCGCTGGCCGGTGCGCCTGTCTGCGCGCGGTCGCTCGCGCTGTCCCCCATGCAGGTGCTCACGAGCATGCGGGTCAAGGACTCGCTGGAGCGCGGCGTCTCGTATTTCTACGCCGAGGTGCAGCGGATCAAGGCCGTGCTGGATGCCGCAGAGGCCGCGCGAGGCCAGGCCCTGTTCCTGCTCGATGAAATCCTGCTGGGCACCAACACGCGCGAGCGACAGATTGCCTCGCGCGAGGTGCTCCGGCTGCTGCTCGCCACGGGTGCGTGCGGCGCGGTGACGACGCATGACCTGTCCCTGGCCACGCTGGCGGACCTGCCCGGCTCGCACGTGCGCAACGTCCACTTCCGCGACCACCTCGAGGACGGGAAGATGGTGTTCGACTATCAGCTCCGCCAAGGCGTGGTGGACACCACCAATGCCTTGCGCGTGTTGCGCTCGGCCGGAATCCCCGTCGACGACACCGAGCCCCCGGCCTGA
- a CDS encoding M1 family metallopeptidase, protein MARLDPHSYNDDTQPETETLDWKARVDFRTRRLHAEATLTLKEASAGPLDLDTRDLDIRSVVDGQGHPLPFQVSPPEPILGSRLRIQLPSGVKQLTVRYRTSPEASALQWLTPSQTAGGQHPFLYSQCQAIHARSVVPLQDTPRLRIRYRATLQVPKALKAVMAASFVRREEHGVEAEEHYEMPQPVPPYLLAFAVGSLAMRTLGPRSRVWAEPELLEDAAEEFSGVDEMLRAAESLFGPYDWERFDLLTMPPSFPYGGMENPRLTFLTPTLIAGDKSLVNVVAHELAHSWTGNLVTNASAEHFWLNEGFTVFAERRILEALAGPEVAALHAALGRRALDEAMNHFRAHPQLTALRTHLDGVDPDEAFSQVPYEKGYLLLRAMEDAAGREAFDGFLRRYLDTYRFRALTTEEFITFTEKELPGILAKVNAEAYLDQPGVPAHAPSPRSKRLEALESWKGKVPTAEAVKDWTPTEWQLFLEGMPQGTSRDVFRQLDERFHLTDSRNSEVLVTWLVAAVRAGWEPALTRAEAFLGEVGRMKYLKPLYGVLGASREHRARARALFQQYSERYHPIARQGVELILSRS, encoded by the coding sequence ATGGCTCGCCTCGACCCGCACTCGTACAACGACGACACGCAGCCGGAGACGGAAACGCTGGACTGGAAGGCCCGCGTCGATTTCCGGACGCGCCGCCTGCACGCGGAGGCCACCCTGACGCTGAAGGAAGCGTCCGCGGGGCCTCTGGACCTGGACACGAGAGACCTCGACATCCGCTCCGTGGTGGATGGCCAGGGTCATCCCCTACCCTTCCAGGTGTCACCTCCGGAGCCCATCCTGGGCAGCCGGCTGCGCATCCAGCTTCCCTCTGGCGTGAAGCAGCTCACCGTGCGCTACCGCACCTCGCCCGAGGCCAGCGCGCTCCAGTGGCTGACGCCCTCCCAGACGGCCGGGGGCCAGCACCCGTTCCTCTACAGCCAGTGCCAGGCCATCCACGCGCGCAGTGTGGTGCCGCTCCAGGACACGCCGCGCCTGCGCATCCGGTACCGGGCGACGCTCCAGGTGCCCAAGGCGCTCAAGGCGGTGATGGCGGCCAGCTTCGTGCGGCGGGAGGAGCACGGGGTGGAGGCCGAGGAGCACTACGAGATGCCGCAGCCGGTGCCGCCGTACCTCCTGGCGTTCGCGGTGGGCAGCCTGGCCATGCGGACGCTGGGGCCCCGCTCGCGGGTGTGGGCGGAGCCGGAGCTCTTGGAGGACGCCGCGGAGGAGTTCTCGGGCGTGGACGAGATGCTGCGGGCAGCGGAGTCGCTGTTCGGGCCGTACGACTGGGAGCGGTTCGACCTGCTCACCATGCCCCCATCGTTCCCGTATGGCGGCATGGAGAACCCGCGCCTCACCTTCCTCACGCCCACGCTCATCGCGGGGGACAAGAGCCTGGTGAACGTGGTGGCGCATGAGTTGGCGCACTCGTGGACGGGCAACCTCGTCACCAACGCATCGGCGGAGCACTTCTGGCTGAACGAGGGCTTCACCGTGTTCGCCGAGCGCCGCATCCTGGAGGCGCTGGCGGGCCCCGAGGTGGCCGCGCTCCACGCCGCGCTGGGCCGGCGCGCGCTGGACGAGGCGATGAACCACTTCCGCGCGCACCCGCAGCTCACGGCGCTGCGCACGCACCTGGACGGCGTGGACCCCGACGAGGCGTTCTCCCAGGTCCCCTACGAGAAGGGCTACCTCTTGCTCAGGGCCATGGAGGACGCGGCCGGGCGCGAGGCGTTCGACGGCTTCCTGCGCCGCTACCTGGACACCTACCGCTTCCGGGCGCTCACCACCGAGGAGTTCATCACCTTCACGGAGAAGGAGCTGCCCGGCATCCTGGCCAAGGTGAACGCGGAGGCGTACCTGGACCAGCCGGGGGTGCCCGCGCACGCGCCGAGCCCGCGCTCGAAGCGGCTGGAGGCGCTGGAGTCCTGGAAGGGCAAGGTGCCCACGGCCGAGGCGGTGAAGGACTGGACGCCCACCGAGTGGCAGCTCTTCCTGGAGGGGATGCCCCAGGGCACGTCACGCGACGTGTTCCGGCAGCTCGACGAGCGCTTCCACCTGACGGACAGCCGCAACTCGGAGGTGCTGGTGACGTGGCTGGTGGCGGCCGTGCGCGCGGGCTGGGAGCCGGCGCTGACGCGCGCCGAGGCGTTCCTGGGCGAGGTGGGCCGGATGAAGTACCTCAAGCCCCTGTACGGCGTGCTGGGCGCGTCGCGCGAGCACCGGGCACGGGCGCGCGCTCTGTTCCAGCAGTACTCGGAGCGCTACCACCCCATCGCGCGGCAGGGCGTGGAGCTCATCCTCTCGAGGAGCTGA
- a CDS encoding VWA domain-containing protein: MSTSVIDNRVEVVFSFDTTGSMYPCLAQVRKKLGSAVARLTKEIPGIRIGIIAHGDYCDERSTYVTKALDLTDDAKAITRFVEKVEQTGGGDAPECYELVLHQAQSLSWTPGYTKAFVLIGDDVPHAPAQNPKRLDWRQEVDALGRMGVPVYGVQALNRRHATSFYKTLAEKSGGFHLSLDQFAHVTDMLLAVCYKQSSDAQLQSYEAEVSREGRMSRGLNSMFNTMLKRATSTVYGEADLRAVPSGRFQVLDVDENTAIKEFVQENGLRFKTGRGFYEFTKTETIQGRKEVVLMDRKTGDLYSGERAREMLGLPEGETVRIRPASLEKYVVFVQSTSANRKLMGGTRFLYEVEDWDGARGVAA, from the coding sequence ATGAGCACGTCTGTGATTGATAATCGGGTCGAGGTCGTCTTCAGCTTTGACACCACGGGCAGCATGTATCCGTGCCTCGCGCAGGTGCGCAAGAAGCTGGGGAGCGCGGTGGCCCGCCTGACGAAGGAGATTCCGGGCATCCGCATCGGCATCATCGCCCACGGCGACTACTGTGACGAGCGCTCCACCTACGTGACGAAGGCGCTGGACCTCACGGACGACGCGAAGGCCATCACCCGCTTCGTGGAGAAGGTGGAGCAGACGGGGGGCGGAGACGCGCCGGAGTGCTACGAATTGGTGCTGCACCAGGCGCAGTCCTTGTCATGGACGCCGGGCTACACGAAGGCGTTCGTGTTGATTGGGGATGATGTTCCGCACGCGCCCGCGCAGAACCCCAAGCGTCTGGATTGGCGTCAGGAGGTGGACGCGCTGGGTAGGATGGGCGTGCCGGTGTACGGGGTGCAGGCGCTGAACCGGCGCCACGCGACGTCGTTCTACAAGACGCTGGCGGAGAAGTCGGGGGGCTTCCACCTGAGTCTGGACCAGTTCGCGCACGTGACCGACATGCTGTTGGCCGTTTGCTACAAGCAGTCGTCGGACGCGCAGCTCCAGTCGTACGAGGCGGAGGTGTCGCGCGAGGGCCGCATGAGTCGCGGCCTGAACTCGATGTTCAACACGATGCTGAAGCGGGCCACGTCGACGGTGTACGGCGAGGCGGACCTGCGAGCGGTGCCCTCGGGGCGCTTCCAGGTGTTGGACGTGGACGAGAACACGGCCATCAAGGAGTTCGTGCAGGAGAACGGCCTGCGCTTCAAGACGGGCCGAGGCTTCTACGAGTTCACCAAGACGGAGACCATCCAGGGACGCAAGGAAGTGGTCTTGATGGACCGCAAGACCGGCGACCTCTACAGCGGCGAGCGAGCGCGAGAGATGCTCGGCCTGCCGGAGGGAGAGACGGTGCGCATCCGCCCGGCGAGCCTGGAGAAGTACGTCGTCTTCGTGCAGAGCACGTCGGCCAACCGCAAGCTCATGGGCGGCACGCGGTTCCTCTACGAAGTGGAAGACTGGGACGGCGCGCGCGGCGTCGCGGCCTGA
- a CDS encoding enoyl-CoA hydratase/isomerase family protein produces MTTRIRKVAVLGAGVMGSGIAAHLANSGVRALLLDIVPPKAAPGEDTSSKAFRNKFAQGALANMRKQKPSPIVSEQVFTAIEVGNFDDDMHRLAECDWVIEVVKEDLAVKQALFAKVEQHARKDAIVSSNTSGLSIVGMTQGRGAEFKKRFLVTHFFNPVRYMKLLELVSGPETDPAVVKLVHRFGEEVLGKGIVYGKDTTNFIANRIGVYGMMRTIADMAKAEMSIEEVDKIFGPAMGRPKSAVFRTADIVGLDTFIHVAKNCYDTLTQDEERNVFAIPEFLQKMVEKGMLGDKSGGGFYKKNKGGEGEKEILALDLKTLEYKPQQKVRYPSLGAAKDIEDVRERVASVLNGDDKAAKFAEHVTLDVLAYTSRRIPEIADDVVNVDRGVRWGFGWDLGPFEVWDAYGVKKGVERMKALGLQPAKWVEEMLAKGRTSFYGVENGRDTYWDIPTQSVKVVPENARTMRVEYLKRGNKKITGNDSATLWDMGDGATLLEFHSKMNSIDDDIIAMMNTALDETEKNFRGLVIGNDGSNFSAGANIMAMLMAAKSEEFDAIRKMAAAFQAANQRMRYSPVPVVTAPFNLTLGGGAEAAMGGNAIQASAETYMGLVEVGVGLIPGGGGTMMLLRNVFGAYAADKDFDALPFLKKVFLAIGMAKVATSAEEAREIGFLSAQDGITANRDFLLSDAKARVLGMADAGFRPPRPTRFRLPGPSGAATIDMMLYDMQLNNQISAHDRKIAQKLARVLSGGDTSPQVLVTEERLLELELEAFLSLIAEPKTQDRLMFMLEKGKPLRN; encoded by the coding sequence ATGACGACGCGGATCCGAAAAGTGGCGGTGCTGGGCGCTGGCGTGATGGGCAGCGGCATTGCCGCCCACCTGGCCAACTCCGGCGTGCGCGCGCTGCTGCTGGACATCGTTCCCCCGAAGGCCGCTCCGGGCGAGGACACTTCGTCCAAGGCGTTTCGCAACAAGTTCGCGCAGGGCGCGCTGGCGAACATGCGCAAGCAGAAGCCCAGCCCCATCGTGTCCGAGCAGGTGTTCACGGCCATCGAAGTGGGCAACTTCGACGATGACATGCACCGGCTGGCCGAGTGCGACTGGGTCATCGAGGTGGTGAAGGAGGACCTGGCCGTCAAGCAGGCCCTGTTCGCGAAGGTGGAGCAGCACGCCCGCAAGGACGCCATCGTCAGCAGCAACACCTCGGGTCTCTCCATCGTCGGGATGACCCAGGGGCGCGGCGCGGAGTTCAAGAAGCGCTTCCTGGTGACGCACTTCTTCAACCCCGTGCGCTACATGAAGCTCCTGGAGCTGGTGTCCGGCCCGGAGACCGACCCCGCCGTGGTGAAGCTGGTGCACCGCTTTGGCGAGGAGGTGCTCGGCAAGGGCATCGTCTACGGCAAGGACACCACGAACTTCATCGCCAACCGCATTGGCGTGTACGGGATGATGCGGACCATCGCCGACATGGCGAAGGCGGAGATGTCCATCGAGGAGGTGGACAAGATTTTCGGACCGGCCATGGGCCGTCCCAAGTCCGCCGTCTTCCGCACCGCGGACATCGTCGGTCTGGACACGTTCATCCACGTGGCCAAGAACTGTTACGACACGCTCACCCAGGATGAAGAGCGCAACGTCTTCGCCATCCCCGAGTTCCTCCAGAAGATGGTGGAGAAGGGGATGCTGGGCGACAAGAGCGGCGGCGGCTTCTACAAGAAGAACAAGGGCGGCGAGGGCGAGAAGGAGATCCTCGCGCTCGACCTGAAGACGCTCGAGTACAAGCCGCAGCAGAAGGTGCGCTACCCGTCGCTGGGCGCCGCCAAGGACATCGAGGACGTGCGCGAGCGCGTGGCCTCGGTGCTCAACGGCGATGACAAGGCCGCCAAGTTCGCCGAGCACGTCACCCTGGACGTGCTGGCCTACACGAGCCGCCGCATCCCCGAGATTGCCGACGACGTGGTCAACGTGGACCGCGGCGTGCGCTGGGGCTTCGGCTGGGACCTGGGGCCCTTCGAGGTCTGGGACGCCTACGGCGTGAAGAAGGGCGTGGAGCGCATGAAGGCGCTCGGCCTGCAGCCCGCCAAGTGGGTGGAGGAGATGCTGGCCAAGGGCCGCACGTCCTTCTACGGCGTGGAGAACGGCCGCGACACGTACTGGGACATCCCCACCCAGTCCGTGAAGGTGGTGCCGGAGAACGCGCGCACGATGCGCGTGGAGTACCTCAAGCGCGGCAACAAGAAGATTACCGGCAACGACAGCGCCACGCTGTGGGACATGGGCGACGGCGCCACGCTCTTGGAGTTCCACTCCAAGATGAACTCCATCGACGATGACATCATCGCGATGATGAACACCGCGCTGGACGAGACGGAGAAGAACTTCCGCGGTCTCGTCATCGGCAACGACGGCTCCAACTTCTCCGCCGGCGCCAACATCATGGCGATGCTGATGGCGGCCAAGAGCGAGGAGTTCGACGCCATCCGCAAGATGGCGGCGGCGTTCCAGGCGGCCAACCAGCGCATGCGCTACAGCCCGGTGCCGGTGGTGACGGCGCCCTTCAACCTGACCCTGGGCGGCGGCGCCGAGGCGGCCATGGGCGGCAACGCCATCCAGGCCAGCGCCGAGACGTACATGGGCCTGGTGGAAGTCGGCGTGGGCCTGATTCCTGGCGGCGGCGGCACCATGATGCTGCTGCGCAACGTGTTCGGCGCCTACGCGGCGGACAAGGACTTCGACGCGCTGCCCTTCCTCAAGAAGGTCTTCCTGGCCATCGGCATGGCCAAGGTCGCCACCAGCGCCGAGGAGGCCCGCGAGATTGGCTTCCTGTCCGCGCAGGACGGCATCACGGCCAACCGCGACTTCCTCCTGTCGGACGCGAAGGCTCGGGTGCTCGGCATGGCGGACGCGGGCTTCCGTCCGCCGCGTCCCACCCGGTTCCGGCTGCCGGGGCCCAGCGGCGCGGCCACCATCGACATGATGCTGTACGACATGCAGCTCAATAATCAGATCAGCGCCCACGACCGGAAGATCGCCCAGAAGCTGGCGCGCGTGCTGTCCGGTGGTGACACCAGCCCGCAGGTGCTCGTCACCGAGGAGCGGCTGCTGGAGCTGGAGCTGGAGGCCTTCTTGAGCCTCATCGCCGAGCCGAAGACGCAGGACCGCCTGATGTTCATGCTGGAGAAGGGCAAGCCGCTGCGGAACTAG